In one window of Agrobacterium larrymoorei DNA:
- a CDS encoding nitroreductase family protein has product MKTDIKLIDYLNTRRSTPAIQLAEPGPDKAELEEILRLTVRVPDHGKLAPWRFIVYRGEERKRLGEAALKHALQKNPELSADFQNVERTRFTRAPVIVAVVSTAAPHVKIPEWEQLMSAGAVCLNMLMAANANGYAANWLTEWVSYDESFGPELGIKSGEKVAGFIYIGSTTFPPVERPRPELADVVTWVGEA; this is encoded by the coding sequence ATGAAAACTGATATCAAGCTCATCGACTATCTCAACACCCGCCGCTCGACACCGGCAATCCAGCTTGCCGAGCCGGGCCCGGATAAGGCTGAGCTCGAAGAGATTTTGCGGCTGACCGTTCGCGTGCCCGATCATGGAAAGCTTGCTCCATGGCGCTTCATCGTCTATCGCGGTGAAGAGCGCAAGCGCCTTGGCGAAGCGGCGCTGAAGCATGCTCTCCAGAAAAATCCTGAATTGAGTGCGGATTTTCAGAACGTCGAACGCACGCGCTTTACCCGCGCGCCCGTCATCGTTGCCGTTGTCAGCACTGCTGCACCCCATGTGAAAATTCCGGAATGGGAACAGCTGATGTCGGCAGGGGCGGTTTGCCTCAATATGCTGATGGCTGCCAATGCCAATGGTTACGCCGCCAACTGGCTGACGGAGTGGGTTTCCTATGACGAATCCTTCGGGCCGGAGCTTGGCATCAAGTCGGGCGAGAAGGTGGCCGGTTTCATCTATATCGGCTCCACGACGTTCCCGCCGGTAGAGCGCCCGCGCCCCGAACTGGCGGATGTGGTGACCTGGGTTGGTGAAGCCTGA
- a CDS encoding flavin reductase family protein: MFYTTDMNQHGMPHDPFKAIVAPRPIGWIGSKGNDGTLNLSPYSFFNAVSDKPKLVMFCSSGQKDSLRNVRETGVFTASLVSRHLVDQMNSSSAPVDYAVNEFELAGLTARDGQVIDAPYVSEALAALECRVTQIIQPTDIDGKPADSWVVFGQVMGIHIAEDIIRDGRIDMSLARPVARMGYMDYADGGSDVFQLARPKA, translated from the coding sequence ATGTTCTATACGACGGATATGAACCAGCACGGCATGCCGCACGATCCGTTCAAGGCCATCGTTGCGCCGCGGCCTATCGGCTGGATTGGATCGAAGGGGAACGATGGCACGCTCAATCTTTCGCCTTACTCCTTTTTCAATGCCGTATCGGACAAGCCGAAGCTGGTCATGTTCTGTTCCAGCGGGCAGAAGGACAGCCTGCGTAACGTGCGTGAGACGGGCGTCTTCACCGCAAGCCTCGTCAGTCGCCATCTGGTCGATCAGATGAATTCATCCTCCGCGCCTGTGGATTATGCCGTCAATGAGTTCGAGCTGGCGGGACTAACGGCGCGAGACGGACAGGTGATTGATGCGCCTTATGTTTCCGAGGCGCTGGCCGCATTGGAATGCCGCGTCACGCAGATCATCCAGCCCACCGATATCGATGGCAAACCCGCGGATTCATGGGTGGTGTTCGGGCAGGTCATGGGCATCCATATTGCCGAAGACATCATCCGCGATGGGCGTATCGATATGTCGCTTGCGCGGCCCGTCGCGCGCATGGGTTATATGGACTATGCCGATGGCGGTTCTGACGTTTTTCAGCTTGCCCGCCCCAAGGCGTGA
- a CDS encoding DUF2336 domain-containing protein yields the protein MRRHRRHGAQKISWGAGVIVEAFLRWTDKARSGDRAKAAKALAQAYLEATLPKEKQASAYMAMTYLLDDPSPKVRQALAEALASAHDAPRAILMALAEDQPEIACPVILNSPVLRESDLVDLIGRGSSVTRALIGARPELAPGACAALAEIGSECEVAILLENHCAHITPFTLRRVSDRFWEDSSIRNLLLDRDDLPADVRHALVLHVGKALASAAMVCHVITAARAERIVRDASDAAIALIAGEVSGSDIPFLVEHLRKKGELTPAFLIHVLCSGKLDFFAEAISNLSGLEERRVRSILATGRHHAMKALYQSTGLFGTVLEVFLEATLLWRDAAEMPYGGAVHEVSARLIQKFSKVDADANLHELLSMIEKLHIGDQRQRARSFAHDLVAEAA from the coding sequence ATGAGACGCCACCGCCGCCATGGGGCGCAGAAAATTTCTTGGGGTGCAGGGGTGATCGTAGAAGCATTTCTCCGTTGGACGGATAAGGCGCGGTCGGGTGATAGGGCAAAAGCCGCAAAGGCGTTGGCTCAAGCTTATCTGGAGGCAACTTTGCCGAAGGAGAAGCAGGCGAGCGCCTATATGGCCATGACCTATCTTCTGGATGATCCATCCCCCAAAGTACGTCAGGCTCTGGCAGAAGCGCTTGCGTCTGCGCATGATGCGCCGCGCGCGATCCTGATGGCGCTTGCGGAAGACCAGCCGGAAATTGCCTGCCCGGTCATCCTGAATTCTCCGGTGCTGCGTGAGAGCGATCTGGTCGATCTTATCGGTCGCGGTTCTTCCGTGACGCGGGCCTTGATCGGCGCGCGGCCTGAGCTTGCGCCGGGGGCCTGTGCAGCGCTTGCAGAAATCGGAAGCGAGTGCGAAGTCGCCATCCTGCTGGAAAATCATTGCGCGCACATCACGCCATTCACGCTGCGTCGCGTCTCGGATCGCTTCTGGGAAGATTCGAGCATTCGCAATCTGCTTCTGGACAGGGATGACCTTCCTGCCGACGTTCGCCACGCTCTCGTTCTGCATGTCGGCAAAGCGCTCGCATCGGCAGCCATGGTCTGCCATGTCATTACTGCCGCCCGTGCCGAACGTATCGTCCGCGACGCCTCCGATGCAGCTATTGCGTTGATCGCAGGCGAAGTATCGGGCTCGGATATTCCGTTTCTGGTGGAACATCTGCGCAAGAAAGGAGAGCTTACGCCCGCTTTCCTGATCCACGTCCTATGCTCCGGCAAGCTGGACTTCTTTGCAGAAGCCATCTCCAATCTTTCCGGGCTTGAAGAGCGGCGCGTTCGCTCCATTCTCGCAACGGGCAGGCACCATGCGATGAAGGCGCTTTACCAGTCCACCGGCCTTTTCGGTACGGTGCTGGAAGTCTTTCTCGAGGCAACCCTGCTCTGGCGCGATGCCGCGGAAATGCCCTATGGCGGCGCAGTCCATGAGGTATCAGCCAGGCTCATCCAGAAGTTCTCGAAGGTGGATGCGGACGCCAACCTTCATGAACTGCTCTCGATGATCGAAAAACTGCATATCGGCGACCAGCGCCAGCGCGCTCGCTCTTTTGCACACGATCTCGTGGCGGAAGCCGCCTGA
- a CDS encoding GNAT family N-acetyltransferase — MSVEINLEPPRQPEIVRLLEMSDAYAASLYPAESNHLVDLSTLEKETVSFFVARSEGRIVGCCALVEAGDGTAEIKRMFVDPEARGLRIGKRMMESLVDRANELGLHAIRLETGISQPEAIGLYRKAGFIEIEPFGSYKLDPLSIFMELKL, encoded by the coding sequence ATGTCAGTCGAAATAAACCTTGAGCCTCCTCGCCAGCCAGAGATTGTCCGGCTTCTGGAAATGTCGGATGCCTACGCCGCCTCGCTCTATCCTGCCGAAAGCAATCATCTGGTCGATCTTTCGACGCTCGAAAAAGAAACCGTTTCCTTCTTCGTGGCGCGCAGTGAAGGCAGGATCGTTGGTTGTTGCGCACTGGTGGAGGCGGGTGACGGCACGGCTGAGATAAAGCGCATGTTCGTGGACCCCGAGGCTCGCGGTCTTAGAATCGGCAAGCGGATGATGGAATCTCTTGTGGACCGGGCAAACGAACTCGGTCTTCATGCCATTCGGCTTGAGACTGGCATCAGTCAACCGGAAGCCATCGGACTGTATCGCAAGGCGGGATTTATCGAGATCGAGCCATTCGGAAGCTATAAGCTCGATCCGCTCAGCATCTTCATGGAATTGAAGCTCTGA
- a CDS encoding AI-2E family transporter encodes MSTADNHNKGGEPRWLGPASPARMALVPSISAARWLLVLIVAAGIYFFYGFLVPVLAALVIGFASWPVYRELLRRVGGNTTVGATIALLLIITFLIVPIVIAASYTASEIREWFGWAVEVNKTGAPVPEWIAALPGVGVWLSEQWARYIGTPGAIGELIQLVSGANIGNIYRAIVAAGNGAFHLVLTLLFMLIALFFVYRNGVGFARQVDLIGERILPTRWERISRVVPATISSTVTGMTLIAIGEGIILGIAYWIAGVPSPVTLGVLTGVMALIPGGAPLSFTLVSIYLVASGSPAAGIGLFVWGSVELFIVDKTIRPRLVGGPIKLPFLPTFFGLVGGVKTMGFLGLFIGPVLMALLVAVWREWVREAEISTAEPVVIDEAVEEDLEEHPPIRKTASSA; translated from the coding sequence GTGAGTACTGCCGACAATCATAATAAAGGTGGCGAACCCCGGTGGCTCGGTCCAGCCTCGCCCGCCAGAATGGCGCTTGTGCCGTCCATATCAGCGGCCCGCTGGCTTCTGGTTCTGATTGTCGCGGCTGGCATCTACTTCTTTTACGGCTTCCTCGTTCCGGTTCTTGCGGCTCTCGTCATCGGTTTCGCCAGCTGGCCCGTCTATCGGGAATTGCTGCGCAGGGTCGGCGGCAACACCACGGTCGGCGCGACCATTGCCTTGCTGCTGATCATCACGTTCCTCATTGTTCCCATCGTCATTGCAGCGTCCTACACGGCGAGTGAAATTCGCGAATGGTTCGGTTGGGCGGTTGAGGTCAACAAGACCGGCGCTCCGGTGCCGGAATGGATTGCAGCGCTTCCGGGCGTGGGCGTCTGGCTAAGCGAGCAATGGGCGCGATACATCGGCACTCCCGGTGCTATCGGCGAACTTATCCAGCTGGTGAGCGGCGCCAATATCGGCAATATCTATCGCGCAATCGTCGCGGCGGGCAATGGCGCCTTCCACCTTGTCCTTACGCTGCTTTTCATGCTGATCGCGCTGTTTTTCGTTTATCGGAACGGTGTGGGCTTTGCCCGTCAGGTCGATCTCATCGGGGAGCGTATCCTGCCGACGAGATGGGAGCGTATTTCCCGCGTCGTTCCAGCCACCATCAGCTCCACCGTCACAGGCATGACGCTGATCGCGATTGGCGAGGGCATCATTCTCGGTATTGCTTACTGGATTGCCGGCGTCCCCTCCCCGGTCACGCTCGGCGTTTTGACAGGCGTCATGGCGCTTATACCGGGTGGCGCGCCGCTCTCCTTCACGCTGGTTTCCATCTATCTGGTTGCCAGCGGCTCTCCCGCGGCGGGCATTGGGCTGTTCGTGTGGGGCTCGGTCGAACTCTTTATCGTGGATAAGACAATCCGCCCCCGCCTTGTGGGTGGGCCGATCAAGCTTCCGTTCCTGCCCACCTTCTTCGGCCTCGTCGGCGGCGTGAAAACCATGGGCTTCCTGGGTCTTTTCATCGGGCCTGTGCTGATGGCGCTTCTGGTGGCCGTGTGGCGCGAATGGGTGCGCGAGGCTGAGATTTCCACGGCGGAGCCGGTGGTGATCGACGAGGCGGTGGAGGAAGATTTGGAGGAACACCCTCCGATACGGAAAACCGCCAGCTCGGCCTGA
- a CDS encoding ABC transporter ATP-binding protein: MLRRFFAYYRPYRGLFVLDFSCAVLSGLLELGFPMAVKLFVDVLLPASDWPIIILASVGLLVIYVLNTGLMATVTYWGHMLGINIETDMRRLAFDHLQKLSFRFFDNQKTGHLVGRLTKDLEEIGEVAHHGPEDLFIAIMTFIGAFALMLSVNVPLALITAAIVPLTAWVTSRYGTRMTNNFRALYGRVGAFNARIEENVGGMRVVQAFANEDHERALFEKDNQRYRRTKLDAYKIMTASTSLSYMSMRLTQMIIMICGAWLVLHGDLTNGGFVSFLLLVTVFFRPIEKINSVIETYPKGIAGFRRFTELIDTAPDIADSADAIEAPSLRGDIAYDAVSFGYSDGKQVFSNIDLSIRAGETVAFVGPSGAGKTTLCSLLPRFYEVTGGAISIDGIDIRKMTLASLRSQIGIVQQDVFLFGGTVRENIEYGRLGANDADIWDAARRARLDKVIEAMPEGMDTVIGERGVKLSGGQKQRLAIARMFLKNPPILILDEATSALDTETERAIQQSLSELAEGRTTLIIAHRLATIRDASRIVVVDESGIVETGNHNQLLAAKGPYSRLHDAQFGAGLLA, translated from the coding sequence ATGCTGCGCCGCTTCTTCGCCTATTATCGCCCTTATCGGGGCCTTTTCGTTCTCGATTTCTCCTGCGCCGTGCTTTCGGGTCTGCTGGAACTCGGGTTCCCGATGGCGGTGAAGCTGTTTGTCGATGTGCTTCTGCCAGCCTCCGATTGGCCGATCATCATTCTCGCATCGGTCGGTTTGCTGGTCATTTATGTTCTCAATACCGGCCTGATGGCGACGGTCACCTATTGGGGGCACATGCTCGGCATCAACATCGAAACCGATATGCGCCGACTGGCCTTCGATCACCTTCAGAAGCTATCCTTCCGCTTCTTCGATAATCAGAAAACCGGCCATCTCGTCGGTCGCCTGACGAAGGATCTGGAGGAAATCGGTGAGGTTGCCCACCACGGCCCTGAAGACCTGTTCATCGCGATCATGACCTTCATCGGCGCGTTTGCGCTGATGCTTTCCGTCAATGTGCCCTTGGCGCTGATCACAGCGGCCATCGTGCCGCTGACCGCCTGGGTGACGAGCCGTTATGGCACGCGGATGACCAATAATTTCCGAGCGCTTTATGGCCGCGTCGGTGCCTTCAATGCCCGCATCGAGGAAAATGTCGGCGGCATGCGTGTCGTGCAGGCTTTCGCCAATGAAGATCACGAGCGCGCCCTGTTCGAAAAGGACAATCAGCGCTATCGCCGCACCAAGCTCGATGCCTACAAGATCATGACGGCCAGTACATCGCTGAGCTATATGAGCATGCGCCTGACGCAGATGATCATCATGATCTGCGGAGCCTGGCTGGTGCTGCATGGCGATCTCACGAATGGCGGGTTCGTCAGCTTCCTGCTGCTCGTCACCGTGTTCTTCCGCCCTATCGAGAAGATCAATTCCGTCATCGAAACCTATCCAAAGGGCATTGCCGGTTTTCGCCGTTTCACCGAGCTGATCGATACCGCACCGGATATTGCAGATAGTGCCGACGCCATCGAAGCTCCGTCGCTTCGGGGTGACATCGCCTATGATGCGGTCAGCTTCGGTTATAGCGATGGCAAACAGGTCTTCAGCAATATCGATCTCAGCATACGGGCAGGGGAAACCGTCGCCTTCGTCGGACCTTCGGGCGCGGGAAAGACAACACTCTGCTCACTCTTGCCGCGCTTCTACGAAGTGACCGGCGGCGCGATCAGCATCGATGGAATCGATATCCGCAAGATGACGCTGGCGTCCCTCCGCAGCCAGATCGGCATCGTCCAGCAGGATGTCTTCCTCTTCGGCGGCACCGTGCGTGAAAACATCGAATATGGTCGTTTGGGTGCAAATGATGCCGATATCTGGGATGCAGCACGCCGCGCCCGGCTGGACAAGGTCATCGAAGCGATGCCTGAAGGCATGGATACGGTTATCGGCGAACGCGGTGTGAAACTCTCCGGCGGCCAGAAACAGCGTCTCGCGATTGCCCGCATGTTCCTGAAAAACCCGCCGATCCTCATTCTCGATGAGGCGACCTCGGCGCTGGACACGGAAACCGAACGCGCTATCCAGCAGTCGCTCAGCGAACTGGCCGAAGGCCGCACAACCCTCATCATCGCCCACCGCCTGGCCACCATCCGCGACGCCTCCCGCATCGTCGTGGTTGACGAAAGCGGCATCGTGGAAACCGGCAACCACAACCAACTGCTTGCAGCAAAAGGCCCATACAGCCGCCTGCACGATGCACAGTTCGGCGCGGGCTTGCTGGCGTGA
- the zigA gene encoding zinc metallochaperone GTPase ZigA, whose product MSKKLPVTVLSGFLGAGKTTLLNHILGNREGLRVAVIVNDMSEVNIDAALVRDGGANLSRTQEQLVEMTNGCICCTLRDDLLNEVRQLAAQDRFDYLLIESTGIAEPLPVAATFDFRDEDGQSLSDVAKLDTMVTVVDCANLLKDYGSADFLADRGETAGDGDERTLVDLLVEQIEFADVVILNKVSTASEAERDAARKIIIGLNPDARLIEADYGRVELKNVLGTGLFDFAKAETHPLWFKELHGFKGHIPETEEYGIRSFVYRAKQPFDPARFHAFINRDWPGVIRAKGFFWLATRPNHVGEISQAGALVKTGKMGLWWSSVPKTRWPDDPGFERMLAPYMDKTWGDRRQEIVFIGADPMSEAQLRRELDACLVKASAFTPDEWQQLNDPFPDWNRQAA is encoded by the coding sequence ATGAGCAAGAAACTGCCGGTTACGGTTCTCTCCGGCTTCCTGGGCGCAGGAAAGACGACGCTTCTCAATCATATTCTCGGCAATCGCGAGGGGCTTCGCGTTGCCGTAATCGTCAATGATATGAGCGAGGTGAATATCGACGCGGCGCTGGTGCGGGATGGAGGAGCAAATCTCTCGCGCACGCAGGAGCAATTGGTGGAGATGACCAATGGCTGCATCTGTTGCACGCTGCGCGACGATCTGCTGAACGAGGTGCGGCAACTGGCAGCGCAGGATCGCTTCGATTACCTGCTGATCGAATCCACCGGCATTGCCGAACCCCTACCTGTCGCCGCCACTTTCGACTTTCGCGATGAAGACGGCCAGAGCCTTTCGGATGTCGCGAAACTGGATACGATGGTCACGGTGGTCGATTGCGCCAATCTGCTCAAGGACTATGGGTCGGCAGATTTTCTGGCGGACCGCGGTGAAACGGCGGGTGACGGCGATGAACGCACCTTGGTCGATCTGCTGGTCGAACAGATCGAATTTGCCGATGTCGTGATCCTCAACAAGGTTTCGACTGCGAGCGAGGCGGAACGGGATGCCGCGCGCAAAATCATCATCGGTCTTAACCCCGATGCGCGTCTGATAGAGGCGGATTACGGTCGGGTTGAGTTGAAGAACGTTCTGGGCACTGGGCTCTTCGATTTCGCCAAGGCGGAAACGCATCCGTTGTGGTTCAAGGAGTTACACGGCTTTAAGGGGCACATCCCGGAAACGGAGGAATATGGCATCCGCTCCTTCGTCTATCGCGCCAAGCAGCCTTTTGATCCGGCCCGCTTCCATGCCTTCATCAACCGAGACTGGCCGGGTGTTATTCGCGCAAAAGGTTTCTTCTGGCTGGCAACACGCCCGAACCATGTCGGCGAGATCAGCCAAGCGGGCGCGCTGGTGAAAACGGGCAAGATGGGCCTCTGGTGGTCATCTGTGCCAAAGACACGCTGGCCAGACGATCCCGGCTTCGAGCGCATGCTGGCACCCTATATGGACAAAACATGGGGAGACCGCCGCCAGGAAATCGTCTTCATTGGTGCAGATCCGATGAGCGAGGCGCAGCTCCGCAGGGAGCTAGATGCCTGCCTGGTGAAAGCCAGCGCGTTTACACCAGACGAGTGGCAACAGCTGAACGATCCCTTCCCCGACTGGAACAGGCAGGCCGCCTGA
- the znuA gene encoding zinc ABC transporter substrate-binding protein ZnuA: MKSIATLLLASAAMIASSNAMAAPNVVVSIKPIHSLVAAIMEGVAEPQLIVDGGASPHTYNLKPSNAKAIEGADVVFWVGDGLEKFLEKPLESLAGKATVVELDDAPGLEKLKFREGGPFEAHDHGEHEGHEHGEEAGHDHAHEGEHSHDHSHDHAHEDGHDHDEGEYDMHLWLDPMNAKAMATEIEKTLMTADPANAKAYQENTRKLVDNLDALDKELAETIAPVEDKPFIVFHDAYQYFEHRYGVKTAGSITVSPENMPGADRIKQIHAKVKELNATCVFAEPQFEPKLVNVVIEGTNAKSATLDPEAATLEAGPDLYFKLMRGIAGSLKNCLS, encoded by the coding sequence ATGAAATCCATCGCCACCCTTCTTCTTGCCTCTGCCGCCATGATCGCGTCTTCGAACGCCATGGCCGCGCCAAATGTCGTGGTTTCGATCAAGCCGATCCACTCGCTGGTCGCTGCCATTATGGAAGGTGTCGCAGAGCCGCAGCTGATCGTGGATGGTGGCGCCTCCCCACATACTTACAATCTAAAGCCTTCCAACGCCAAGGCGATTGAAGGTGCAGACGTGGTGTTCTGGGTTGGTGACGGTCTGGAAAAATTCCTTGAAAAGCCGCTGGAATCGCTGGCGGGAAAAGCGACCGTGGTTGAACTGGACGACGCACCCGGTCTGGAGAAGCTGAAATTCCGCGAAGGCGGCCCGTTCGAAGCGCATGATCATGGTGAGCATGAGGGGCATGAGCATGGTGAAGAGGCCGGTCACGATCACGCCCATGAAGGTGAGCACAGCCATGACCATTCGCATGATCACGCTCATGAGGATGGCCACGATCACGACGAAGGCGAATATGACATGCATCTTTGGCTGGACCCGATGAATGCAAAGGCGATGGCGACGGAAATCGAAAAGACGCTGATGACGGCCGATCCTGCCAACGCCAAGGCCTATCAGGAGAACACCAGGAAGCTGGTCGATAATCTCGATGCCTTGGACAAGGAACTGGCCGAGACCATTGCGCCGGTAGAGGACAAGCCTTTCATCGTCTTTCACGATGCCTATCAATATTTCGAGCATCGCTATGGCGTCAAAACGGCTGGATCGATCACCGTCAGCCCGGAGAACATGCCGGGTGCGGACCGCATCAAGCAGATTCACGCCAAGGTGAAAGAACTGAACGCGACCTGCGTTTTTGCCGAGCCGCAGTTCGAGCCGAAGCTGGTCAATGTCGTCATTGAGGGCACGAACGCCAAATCCGCAACGCTGGACCCGGAAGCCGCGACGCTGGAGGCAGGCCCGGATCTCTACTTCAAGCTGATGCGCGGCATTGCCGGTTCGCTGAAAAACTGCCTCTCCTGA
- the znuC gene encoding zinc ABC transporter ATP-binding protein ZnuC: protein MLHSPGRDDGNLVSLSSAGVRRGGRWLVRGVEFSVRRGEIVTLIGPNGSGKSTSAKMAIGVMKPDEGHVTRLAGLKVGYVPQKLAVDWTMPLTVRRLMTLTGPLPAREIDAALNATGIAHLAKAEVQHLSGGEFQRALLARAIARKPDLLVLDEPVQGVDFSGEIALYDLIKNIRNSTGCGVLLISHDLHVVMAETDTVICLNGHVCCRGTPQAVSQSPEYMRLFGGAAARGLAVYSHNHDHTHLPDGRVMHADGSVTDHCHPEDGHHHEHDHHHGHHHEEHDDACGCGHHHGEDDKHHAPGVKHV, encoded by the coding sequence ATGCTTCATTCCCCCGGCCGGGACGATGGAAATCTCGTCTCGCTTTCCAGTGCAGGTGTAAGGCGCGGCGGGCGTTGGCTCGTGCGTGGCGTGGAGTTTTCCGTGCGTCGCGGTGAGATCGTCACGCTGATCGGCCCCAACGGTTCAGGCAAATCCACAAGCGCCAAAATGGCGATTGGGGTGATGAAGCCGGATGAGGGCCATGTGACGCGCCTTGCCGGCCTGAAAGTGGGCTATGTGCCGCAGAAACTCGCAGTGGATTGGACCATGCCCCTGACCGTGCGGCGCCTAATGACGCTGACCGGTCCACTACCGGCCAGAGAAATCGATGCCGCGCTGAACGCCACCGGGATTGCGCATCTGGCGAAAGCGGAAGTGCAGCATCTTTCCGGCGGAGAATTTCAGCGTGCGCTTCTGGCCCGCGCCATTGCCCGCAAGCCGGATTTGCTGGTTCTGGATGAACCCGTTCAGGGCGTGGATTTTTCCGGCGAGATTGCGCTTTACGATCTCATCAAGAATATCCGCAACTCCACCGGCTGCGGAGTTTTGCTCATTTCCCACGATTTGCATGTGGTGATGGCCGAGACCGATACCGTCATCTGCCTGAACGGCCATGTCTGCTGCCGGGGCACACCGCAGGCCGTGAGCCAAAGCCCGGAATATATGCGGCTCTTCGGCGGCGCTGCTGCGCGTGGGCTGGCAGTTTACAGTCACAATCACGATCACACGCACCTGCCGGATGGTCGCGTCATGCATGCCGATGGCTCGGTCACCGATCACTGCCACCCGGAGGACGGTCACCACCATGAGCATGATCATCATCATGGCCATCACCACGAGGAGCATGACGATGCCTGCGGCTGCGGCCATCATCACGGCGAAGATGACAAGCACCATGCGCCCGGAGTGAAACATGTTTGA
- the znuB gene encoding zinc ABC transporter permease subunit ZnuB: MFDDFFIRALFAGVGVALTAGPLGCFVVWRRMAYFGDTMAHSALLGVALSLLLQLNLIVSVFIVAVAVSLLLLFLQRRQALSADALLGILSHSALAFGLVIVAFMTWVRIDLVAFLFGDILAVSVTDIQLVWGGGALVLFAIVYLWKPLLASTVNAELAEAEGLRPERSKLLFMLLMALVIAIAMKIVGIMLITSLLIIPAATARRFSATPEIMAVLASLIGALAVIGGLMGSLQYDTPSGPSIVVAAVLLFVLSLLPMPGRSRRAEQGVR; encoded by the coding sequence ATGTTTGACGATTTCTTCATCCGAGCGTTATTTGCAGGCGTCGGCGTGGCCTTGACCGCCGGGCCGCTGGGCTGCTTCGTGGTGTGGCGACGCATGGCCTATTTCGGTGATACCATGGCGCATTCCGCGCTTTTGGGCGTCGCGCTTTCGCTGTTGCTTCAGCTAAACCTCATCGTCAGCGTCTTCATAGTGGCCGTCGCGGTTTCGCTTCTCCTGCTGTTTCTCCAGCGTCGACAAGCGCTTTCTGCCGATGCTCTTCTGGGTATCCTGTCGCACTCCGCATTGGCCTTCGGCCTCGTCATCGTCGCCTTCATGACGTGGGTGCGTATCGATCTCGTTGCTTTCCTTTTCGGCGATATCCTTGCGGTTTCGGTTACGGATATCCAACTGGTATGGGGTGGCGGGGCGCTGGTGCTCTTTGCCATCGTTTATCTGTGGAAGCCGCTGCTTGCCTCCACCGTCAATGCCGAACTTGCGGAAGCAGAGGGGCTGCGGCCTGAACGTTCCAAACTGCTTTTCATGCTTTTGATGGCGCTCGTCATTGCCATTGCCATGAAGATCGTCGGCATCATGTTGATCACGTCGCTGCTGATCATTCCGGCAGCAACCGCACGACGCTTTTCGGCAACGCCGGAAATCATGGCGGTTCTTGCCTCGCTCATCGGTGCGCTCGCCGTAATCGGTGGACTGATGGGATCGCTGCAATATGACACGCCATCCGGCCCGTCCATCGTCGTTGCCGCCGTGTTGCTTTTTGTCTTGAGTCTCTTGCCTATGCCGGGTCGGTCGCGTAGGGCAGAGCAGGGAGTCCGCTGA
- a CDS encoding Fur family transcriptional regulator encodes MNAKTLTRNQSLVYDALSRSQAPLSAYVILDKLRDAGFRAPLQVYRALEKLIEFGLVHRLESLNAFVACSHTSADCCTHHHGTVAFAICNACGQVTEFHDHEIDHRLGDWVKGQKFKAEKTTIEIRGLCEACAA; translated from the coding sequence ATGAACGCCAAAACGCTTACCCGCAACCAATCGCTTGTATATGACGCGCTTTCACGCTCGCAAGCGCCGCTGAGCGCCTATGTCATTCTGGATAAGCTGCGCGACGCGGGCTTTCGCGCGCCCTTGCAGGTTTATCGCGCGCTGGAAAAGCTAATCGAATTCGGCCTCGTGCACCGCCTCGAAAGCCTGAATGCTTTCGTCGCCTGCTCCCACACCAGCGCCGATTGCTGCACCCACCACCACGGCACGGTAGCTTTCGCAATCTGCAACGCTTGCGGTCAGGTGACAGAATTCCACGACCACGAAATCGACCACCGGCTGGGCGATTGGGTGAAGGGCCAGAAGTTCAAGGCCGAAAAGACAACGATTGAAATCCGCGGCCTCTGTGAGGCCTGCGCGGCGTAA
- a CDS encoding type II toxin-antitoxin system ParD family antitoxin: MISADLGKQLESYIQQLVENGRYGSKSEVLREGVRLVQEREARLAALDASIMRGVADAEDGRTYPAKDVFTELRSRYKAGSSK, from the coding sequence ATGATCAGCGCCGATCTTGGTAAGCAGCTCGAAAGCTACATCCAGCAACTCGTTGAAAACGGTCGCTATGGTTCCAAAAGCGAGGTTCTGCGCGAGGGCGTGCGTCTCGTTCAGGAACGCGAAGCGCGTCTGGCGGCTCTTGACGCATCTATCATGCGGGGTGTTGCCGATGCGGAAGATGGCAGGACGTATCCTGCGAAGGACGTTTTTACTGAACTCAGGTCCCGCTACAAAGCCGGTTCTTCGAAGTAA